The proteins below come from a single Rhinoraja longicauda isolate Sanriku21f chromosome 5, sRhiLon1.1, whole genome shotgun sequence genomic window:
- the rdh14a gene encoding retinol dehydrogenase 14a, with amino-acid sequence MLLPLSVAALTAVYYLGRWLMSGTAGRLPGPVSASAPGSLRGKTVIVTGANSGIGRATAAGLARLQARVILACRDPAAAEEAAREMRQQDRGDGAASGEVLVRQLDLASLTSVRSFCQRIVEEEQRLDLLINNAGIFQCPYMKTEDGFEMQFGVNHLGHFLLTNLLLDLLKQSAPSRVVVVSSKLYKYGEINFDDLNSEKSYNKSFGYSRSKLANILFTRELAKRLDGTGVTANVLHPGIVRTNLGRHISIPLLGQPIFKFMSWAFFKTPEQGAETSLYLATSPEVEGVSGEYFGDCKKEELLPKAIDDAVAKMLWDESAKMVGLN; translated from the exons ATGCTGCTGCCGCTGTCGGTGGCCGCGCTGACGGCCGTTTACTACCTGGGCCGCTGGCTGATGTCGGGGACCGCGGGCCGCCTGCCCGGCCCGGTCTCAGCCTCAGCCCCGGGCTCCCTGCGGGGCAAGACGGTGATCGTGACCGGCGCCAACAGCGGCATCGGCCGGGCGACGGCGGCCGGCCTAGCGCGGCTGCAGGCCCGGGTCATCCTGGCTTGTCGCGACCCGGCCGCAGCCGAGGAGGCGGCCCGCGAAATGCGGCAGCAAGACCGGGGCGACGGCGCGGCCTCCGGGGAGGTGCTGGTCCGCCAGCTCGACCTGGCCTCACTCACCTCGGTGCGGAGCTTCTGCCAGCGGATCGTGGAG GAAGAACAAAGGCTAGATCTCCTCATCAATAACGCTGGAATTTTCCAGTGTCCCTACATGAAAACTGAGGATGGTTTTGAGATGCAGTTTGGGGTGAATCACCTGGGACATTTCCTTCTCACCAATCTCCTCCTGGATCTCCTCAAGCAGTCTGCCCCAAGCAGAGTGGTGGTAGTGTCCTCCAAGCTCTACAAGTATGGAGAGATCAATTTTGATGATCTGAACAGTGAAAAAAGCTACAACAAAAGTTTTGGGTATAGCAGGAGTAAGCTGGCCAACATCCTGTTCACCCGTGAACTAGCCAAACGTCTGGATGGTACTGGTGTCACTGCAAACGTGCTACACCCAGGCATTGTGCGCACAAACCTGGGAAGACACATCAGTATCCCTTTACTTGGACAACCAATCTTCAAGTTCATGTCCTGGGCTTTCTTTAAAACTCCAGAACAAGGAGCAGAAACATCTCTCTACCTGGCTACATCTCCTGAAGTTGAAGGGGTGTCAGGTGAATATTTTGGAGACTGCAAGAAGGAGGAGTTATTGCCCAAAGCAATAGATGATGCAGTTGCAAAAATGTTGTGGGATGAGAGTGCAAAAATGGTGGGACTGAACTGA